From the Desulfovibrio sp. JY genome, one window contains:
- a CDS encoding antibiotic biosynthesis monooxygenase, which yields MVAREWKCLCPPVHRDGFLAHLAATGVAETSVTPGYRGHQILTRKVDGLVEVTFVSYWESLAAIEAFAGADIGRAVLYPGDDAYEIVPETVVRHFEVVAATLV from the coding sequence ATGGTTGCCAGGGAATGGAAATGTCTGTGTCCGCCGGTCCATAGGGACGGTTTTTTGGCCCATCTGGCCGCCACGGGCGTGGCCGAAACATCGGTGACGCCGGGGTATCGGGGGCACCAGATTCTCACGCGCAAGGTCGACGGCCTGGTCGAGGTGACGTTCGTCAGCTACTGGGAGTCCCTGGCCGCCATAGAAGCTTTCGCCGGTGCGGATATCGGCCGGGCGGTGCTCTATCCCGGCGACGACGCCTACGAAATCGTGCCCGAGACGGTGGTGCGGCACTTTGAGGTTGTGGCCGCGACGCTTGTATGA
- a CDS encoding (2Fe-2S) ferredoxin domain-containing protein — translation MAIEKPQYLINVCASFRVKGEAKGICHKKGSHNLMGYFEEGVLDRGIDARIVSTGCMKQCEEGPIVVVMPENWWYRGIDSEDKVDEILDALENGEACEEHLLP, via the coding sequence ATGGCCATTGAAAAGCCGCAATACCTCATCAATGTCTGCGCGAGCTTTCGCGTCAAGGGTGAAGCCAAGGGCATCTGCCACAAAAAAGGCTCGCACAACCTGATGGGATACTTTGAAGAGGGTGTCCTCGACCGGGGCATCGACGCCCGAATCGTCAGCACCGGCTGCATGAAGCAGTGCGAAGAAGGCCCCATCGTGGTGGTGATGCCCGAAAACTGGTGGTACCGGGGCATCGACAGCGAAGACAAAGTGGACGAGATCCTGGACGCCCTGGAAAATGGCGAGGCCTGCGAGGAACACTTGCTCCCCTAA
- a CDS encoding tetratricopeptide repeat protein codes for MDKSEISVAILTNNQHHAARDKQCLVKLNVKSIQVFDDPEDVLESIRRQDVQLLLIDASVRTMSGSACLRTLRKAARSTLLPAVMVTPESQLQSVIDAIAAGCNGYVIRPYSLQTFERHLRMAFDSMHGDSIESAQLEAANELVAQGRFDEAISEYTELVEEENEATSFFNKGMDYLHRQKFGKAILAFNKAVALNSMYAEAYKGMAYAYKGKGDEAGFRACLDKSAAILAMQDRLDELKELFAEILQANPDAVNPYNTMGIDLRKKGDYVGALHAYTQALTLTPNDENLHYNIAKACIFSKDYDAAMGHLEQASALRQNFEEAKRLLAKLRAKQYDSLGGSNGAARDPSGRDGLAMDS; via the coding sequence ATGGATAAAAGCGAAATATCCGTCGCCATACTGACCAACAACCAGCATCATGCGGCGCGGGACAAGCAGTGCCTGGTCAAGCTCAACGTCAAAAGCATCCAGGTGTTCGACGATCCGGAGGACGTGCTGGAGTCAATACGGCGGCAGGACGTGCAGCTTTTGCTCATCGACGCGTCCGTCCGGACCATGAGCGGCAGCGCCTGTCTGCGGACCCTGCGCAAGGCGGCGCGCAGCACGCTTTTGCCGGCGGTCATGGTCACACCCGAAAGCCAGTTGCAAAGCGTCATCGACGCCATCGCCGCCGGTTGCAACGGCTACGTCATTCGCCCCTATTCCCTGCAAACCTTCGAGCGCCATCTGCGCATGGCCTTCGATTCCATGCACGGCGACAGCATCGAATCGGCCCAGCTCGAAGCAGCCAACGAGCTGGTCGCGCAAGGCCGCTTTGACGAGGCCATCAGCGAATACACCGAATTGGTGGAAGAGGAAAACGAAGCCACGAGCTTCTTCAACAAGGGTATGGATTACCTGCATCGCCAGAAATTCGGCAAGGCCATCCTGGCGTTCAACAAGGCCGTTGCCCTCAATTCCATGTACGCCGAAGCCTACAAGGGCATGGCCTACGCCTACAAGGGCAAGGGCGACGAGGCTGGTTTTCGGGCCTGCCTGGATAAATCGGCAGCCATCCTGGCCATGCAGGACCGTCTCGACGAACTCAAGGAACTTTTCGCCGAAATACTCCAAGCCAACCCCGACGCGGTCAATCCCTACAACACCATGGGCATCGACCTGCGCAAAAAGGGCGACTACGTGGGCGCGCTGCATGCCTACACCCAGGCCCTGACGCTGACGCCCAACGACGAGAACCTGCACTACAACATCGCCAAGGCCTGCATTTTCTCCAAGGACTACGACGCGGCCATGGGACATCTGGAACAGGCTTCCGCCCTGCGCCAGAATTTCGAGGAAGCCAAGCGCCTGCTTGCCAAGCTTCGGGCCAAGCAATACGATTCCCTCGGCGGATCAAACGGCGCGGCCCGGGACCCTTCCGGACGGGACGGCCTGGCCATGGACTCCTGA
- a CDS encoding molybdopterin-dependent oxidoreductase: MRNGARTFVATCTRDCPSACGLLAHVEGDRVVRLTGNPDHPVNKGTICRKAPAFLRRFYSPERVLTPLRRRGDNFVPVSWDEALDEMADRLKACVATYGPESILYYMGFGERTALKIVNARFFAHLGGVTTLAGTLCGGTGYAAQSLDYGPRVSHDPLDILNARTIVLWGRNPVATQPGIMAHLREAKKRGARIILIDPRPCESVSLAHEHIAPRPGRDAFLALAVARRIVGNGREDREFLARHCDHLDAYLALLHRYSLEQLCRACDVDERVVDELAEAYVAGRPTATLLGWGLHRFTLGHEMVRAVDALGAVSGNIGIPGGGVSQGFEEWGPYDQAMWGEGLHPPRRKLLMPQIGREILAAKDPPIEMAVISAANPVCMAPNSNLVARALDAVPFVVNMNLFLDDTADHCDLFLPCAAFFEQRDIVASFGHNHVGPLVPAAPPPGQCRSQFDIFMDLARRFPFADEFVKTDEQWLRLILRPLLAQGVAWDDLWKGPVRIPDAPMVPWADGKFATPSGRFQLLTDVTGCDDCREATRYPYRLLTPGMAKHLCSERVPGDHGGPIVLAMATSEATRCGIADGGPARLVGELGELPVTVRHDPALRPDVVFCERGGWIKAGQGINTIIPDMVSAVGQGTPYYEAVVDVERLP, translated from the coding sequence ATGAGAAACGGCGCGAGAACCTTCGTCGCCACCTGCACCCGGGATTGCCCCAGCGCCTGCGGCCTGCTGGCCCATGTGGAAGGGGACCGGGTGGTGCGTTTGACCGGCAATCCCGACCATCCTGTCAACAAAGGGACGATCTGCCGCAAGGCCCCGGCTTTTTTGCGCCGCTTTTACAGCCCCGAGCGCGTGCTGACGCCGCTTCGCCGGCGGGGTGACAATTTTGTCCCGGTCAGCTGGGACGAGGCCCTGGACGAGATGGCCGACCGGCTGAAGGCCTGCGTGGCCACCTATGGCCCGGAGTCCATCCTCTACTATATGGGTTTTGGCGAGCGCACGGCGCTCAAGATCGTGAACGCCCGCTTCTTCGCCCACCTCGGCGGCGTGACCACCCTGGCCGGCACCTTGTGCGGCGGCACGGGCTACGCCGCCCAAAGCCTCGATTACGGGCCGCGCGTTTCCCACGATCCCCTGGATATTTTAAACGCCCGCACCATCGTCCTTTGGGGCCGTAATCCCGTGGCCACCCAGCCCGGGATCATGGCCCATCTGCGCGAGGCCAAAAAGCGTGGCGCGCGCATCATCCTCATCGACCCGCGCCCGTGCGAATCGGTTTCCCTGGCCCACGAACACATCGCGCCCCGGCCCGGCCGCGACGCCTTTCTGGCCCTGGCCGTGGCCAGGCGCATCGTGGGAAACGGCCGGGAGGATCGGGAATTCCTTGCCCGCCATTGCGATCATCTGGACGCCTATCTGGCGCTCTTGCACCGCTATTCCCTGGAGCAGTTGTGCCGGGCCTGCGACGTGGACGAACGCGTCGTCGACGAGCTGGCCGAGGCCTACGTGGCCGGTCGGCCCACGGCCACGCTTTTGGGCTGGGGCCTGCACCGCTTCACGCTCGGCCACGAGATGGTGCGGGCTGTCGATGCGCTGGGGGCCGTTTCCGGCAACATCGGCATCCCCGGCGGCGGGGTGTCCCAGGGCTTCGAGGAGTGGGGGCCGTACGACCAGGCCATGTGGGGGGAGGGGCTCCATCCGCCGCGCCGCAAGCTCCTTATGCCGCAGATCGGCCGGGAGATTCTGGCGGCCAAGGACCCGCCCATCGAAATGGCGGTCATAAGCGCCGCCAATCCGGTGTGCATGGCTCCCAATTCCAACCTGGTGGCCAGGGCGCTCGACGCCGTGCCCTTTGTCGTGAACATGAATCTTTTTCTCGACGACACGGCCGACCATTGCGACCTGTTTCTGCCCTGCGCCGCTTTTTTCGAGCAACGCGACATCGTGGCCAGCTTCGGCCACAACCATGTGGGGCCGCTGGTGCCGGCCGCGCCGCCGCCCGGGCAGTGCCGGTCACAGTTCGATATCTTCATGGACTTGGCCAGGCGCTTTCCCTTTGCCGACGAGTTCGTCAAAACCGACGAACAGTGGCTGCGGCTGATCCTGCGGCCGCTGCTCGCCCAGGGTGTGGCCTGGGACGATTTGTGGAAAGGACCGGTGCGTATTCCGGACGCCCCCATGGTGCCCTGGGCGGACGGGAAATTCGCGACTCCGAGCGGCCGGTTCCAGCTTCTGACGGACGTTACGGGCTGTGACGACTGCCGGGAGGCCACGCGCTATCCGTACCGGCTGCTCACCCCGGGCATGGCGAAGCATCTGTGTTCCGAGCGGGTGCCGGGCGACCATGGCGGCCCGATTGTGCTGGCCATGGCCACCTCGGAGGCGACGCGGTGCGGCATTGCCGACGGCGGACCGGCCAGACTGGTCGGGGAGCTCGGGGAGCTTCCCGTGACCGTGCGCCACGATCCGGCCCTGCGCCCGGACGTGGTTTTCTGTGAACGGGGCGGCTGGATCAAGGCCGGGCAGGGGATCAACACGATCATCCCGGATATGGTCAGCGCCGTGGGGCAGGGAACACCCTATTACGAAGCGGTCGTTGACGTGGAGAGGTTGCCGTGA
- a CDS encoding PAS domain-containing protein gives MSVIGLWRDGKTGGALAAGLEAAGYSVRSVTDAASLPGDCQGLVADLALLDRHGDTVRSLRAADPDGFPVVAVLPPGADEATVVRALTVADEVVRDPAGPAELAARLRLLSALRRCRVASREEKTVLAWKVKMLGCLADVHSVIQRFDQPREALFCGIAALLPPAMTRPQAAGARVLADGQAFASPGFTPGPYKLSFPLARSGQPDATLEVHYADAAFSPEETALARIVAERLERTLMRLRSDEALRREREYSALLVDTLPGGVVRLDRKGTIVFCNPRAEAILELTARGPGAWAYDAPEFAPETLHGHILPLGGHPFDRVLATGKPVYDVVLSIARPSDGRRFISVSAAPLTGPDGGLEGVVASVVDVTAQKDMERQLAHALKMESLGQLAAGIAHEINTPVQYISGNLEFLAKALSRLVELLDAQSALVLASRGGAQDLPERLAAMLADEDLRFVLEETPAAIRESREGLDRVAAIVGSMKRFAHPDMEGARPLDVGEAIDDALAVSRSAWKYVADVETDIEEGLPLVPFVPGEFNQVLLNIIVNAAQALEEKNTGSGDKGSIRVSAARHGDAVRIAITDTGGGIPETARPRVFDPFFTTKPVGKGTGQGLAIVHAIMARNKASVDFVSRPGQGTTFFLTLPLTGIAPIKA, from the coding sequence ATGAGTGTGATCGGCTTATGGCGTGACGGGAAGACGGGCGGCGCTCTTGCCGCCGGTTTGGAGGCGGCGGGATATTCCGTGCGGTCGGTGACCGATGCGGCCTCCCTGCCCGGGGACTGCCAGGGGTTGGTGGCCGATCTGGCGCTCCTTGACCGGCATGGCGACACCGTGCGGAGCCTTCGCGCCGCCGATCCGGACGGGTTTCCGGTCGTGGCCGTGCTGCCGCCGGGTGCCGACGAGGCAACGGTCGTCCGGGCGCTTACCGTCGCCGACGAGGTCGTGCGTGACCCCGCCGGTCCGGCCGAGTTGGCCGCGCGGCTGCGCTTGCTTTCGGCCTTGCGCCGTTGCCGGGTCGCGTCGCGCGAGGAAAAGACCGTGCTGGCTTGGAAGGTCAAGATGCTTGGCTGCCTGGCCGACGTCCATTCCGTGATCCAGCGCTTCGACCAACCCCGGGAAGCGCTTTTCTGCGGCATCGCGGCCTTGCTCCCCCCGGCGATGACGCGCCCGCAGGCCGCCGGGGCGCGCGTTCTGGCCGACGGCCAGGCCTTTGCCTCCCCGGGATTTACGCCGGGGCCGTACAAACTGTCGTTTCCCCTGGCCCGGTCCGGGCAGCCGGACGCCACCCTGGAAGTCCATTACGCCGACGCCGCTTTTTCGCCCGAGGAGACGGCACTGGCGCGGATTGTGGCCGAACGGCTCGAACGCACCCTGATGCGCCTTCGCAGCGACGAAGCCTTGCGCCGGGAGCGGGAATATTCCGCCCTGCTCGTGGATACGCTGCCGGGCGGGGTGGTCCGGCTGGACAGGAAGGGGACCATCGTCTTTTGCAACCCGCGGGCCGAGGCTATCCTGGAGCTGACGGCGCGCGGTCCGGGCGCTTGGGCCTACGACGCGCCGGAGTTCGCCCCCGAGACCCTCCATGGGCATATTCTGCCGTTGGGCGGGCATCCCTTTGACCGGGTCCTGGCCACGGGAAAACCCGTCTACGACGTGGTGCTTTCCATCGCCCGGCCGTCGGACGGACGGCGGTTCATATCCGTCAGCGCCGCGCCCCTGACCGGGCCTGACGGGGGCCTCGAGGGAGTGGTGGCGAGCGTGGTCGACGTCACCGCCCAGAAGGACATGGAACGCCAACTGGCCCATGCGCTCAAAATGGAGTCCCTGGGGCAGCTTGCGGCCGGCATCGCCCACGAGATCAATACCCCGGTGCAGTATATCAGCGGCAATCTGGAATTTCTGGCCAAGGCCCTGAGCCGGCTCGTGGAATTGCTCGATGCGCAAAGCGCCCTGGTCCTGGCCTCCCGGGGCGGCGCGCAAGACCTGCCGGAGCGGCTCGCCGCCATGCTGGCCGACGAGGACCTGCGTTTCGTGCTCGAGGAAACGCCGGCGGCCATCCGCGAATCCCGTGAGGGCCTCGACCGGGTGGCTGCCATCGTCGGCTCCATGAAGCGTTTCGCCCACCCGGATATGGAGGGCGCACGGCCGCTCGATGTGGGCGAGGCCATCGACGACGCCCTGGCCGTTTCCCGCAGCGCCTGGAAATACGTGGCCGACGTGGAAACGGACATCGAGGAAGGCCTGCCCCTGGTGCCGTTCGTGCCTGGCGAATTCAACCAGGTGCTTTTGAACATTATCGTCAATGCGGCCCAGGCTCTCGAGGAAAAAAACACCGGTTCCGGGGACAAAGGCTCCATTCGCGTCAGCGCCGCCCGCCACGGCGACGCCGTGCGCATCGCTATCACCGATACCGGGGGCGGCATCCCGGAAACGGCGCGCCCCCGCGTGTTCGACCCCTTTTTCACCACCAAGCCGGTGGGCAAGGGCACGGGCCAGGGGCTGGCCATTGTCCACGCCATCATGGCGCGCAACAAGGCGTCTGTGGATTTCGTCAGCCGACCCGGCCAGGGCACGACCTTTTTCCTGACCCTGCCGCTGACCGGGATCGCGCCGATCAAGGCGTGA